The following are encoded in a window of Ignicoccus islandicus DSM 13165 genomic DNA:
- the cas4a gene encoding type I-A CRISPR-associated protein Cas4/Csa1: protein MVTVRGWDWSLLQNRAPVKPTVSEVTSPCPTKRDSYLRRVLGARPSSPLLEKGKMVHEAFMSPFRGEEREFKEELLKKVHEEAKLRKAIADEEGIPYKVESKLPGSVIGLSTIVKPDFLVGFMPVELVYGWNGNVERKKLALAAYALVIEAWTGLPIDAGVVINVNDQGIKYVLVRIGDYYRRKFLEERDYLASILSRKEDPGRAESCPNYCPFAEVCKQ, encoded by the coding sequence ATGGTGACTGTTAGAGGCTGGGATTGGTCGCTCTTGCAAAATAGGGCGCCCGTTAAACCTACAGTTAGCGAAGTTACTTCGCCGTGTCCAACTAAGAGAGATAGTTACCTTAGGAGAGTATTGGGAGCGAGGCCATCGTCACCCTTACTGGAGAAAGGAAAGATGGTTCACGAGGCATTTATGTCTCCATTTAGAGGCGAGGAAAGGGAGTTCAAGGAGGAACTCCTCAAGAAGGTTCACGAAGAAGCGAAGCTCAGGAAGGCCATAGCGGACGAAGAGGGAATACCTTACAAGGTCGAATCGAAATTACCAGGATCCGTAATAGGACTCTCAACTATAGTTAAACCTGACTTCCTAGTAGGCTTCATGCCGGTCGAACTAGTGTACGGATGGAATGGTAACGTAGAGAGGAAGAAGTTGGCTTTGGCAGCTTATGCATTAGTGATAGAGGCTTGGACTGGACTCCCAATCGATGCTGGCGTTGTAATCAACGTTAACGATCAAGGGATCAAGTACGTACTCGTTAGGATAGGTGACTACTACAGAAGGAAGTTCTTAGAAGAGAGGGACTACTTAGCATCGATACTTTCAAGGAAAGAAGATCCCGGAAGGGCCGAGAGCTGTCCCAATTACTGCCCCTTTGCAGAGGTGTGTAAGCAATGA
- the cas1 gene encoding CRISPR-associated endonuclease Cas1: MNLLVLSEPGKVVRKDGGIAFVGLDGKVEYLGNNYDVIVIASSKISVTSAAMRIIGKWNVDLMVLDWNGEPVLRSSSPIPNKSAMTRLKQYEVILKGNGLKYAKPIIKRKIVEQGRTLRYVAKSKRSKWLIDESYILEKYVTDVDKARDAEELRSLEALAARLYWSLLAQVIEGFEGRDHEGRDAINASLNYLYGILYSKCFKALTITGLDPYAGLFHAIKSGNKSLVYDFSEQFKPVYDKRLFGKLRELKPKFEGGTLAYETRKKIGEIVNEYMDNEILTEAWNLVTSIRNAQPYVPGWRA; encoded by the coding sequence ATGAACTTGTTGGTGTTATCCGAACCTGGGAAAGTTGTAAGGAAGGACGGAGGCATAGCCTTCGTAGGATTGGACGGGAAAGTAGAATACCTTGGAAACAACTACGACGTTATAGTGATCGCGAGCTCTAAGATATCCGTTACCTCGGCCGCCATGCGAATTATAGGCAAATGGAACGTAGACTTAATGGTTTTAGATTGGAACGGCGAACCAGTGCTTAGGTCTTCGTCTCCCATACCCAATAAGAGCGCTATGACGAGGCTCAAGCAATACGAAGTTATATTAAAAGGGAACGGCTTGAAATACGCTAAACCGATAATAAAGAGGAAGATAGTTGAACAAGGCAGGACCCTCAGATACGTAGCTAAGAGTAAGAGGTCCAAGTGGTTGATCGATGAGAGTTACATCCTAGAGAAGTACGTTACTGACGTGGATAAGGCTAGGGATGCTGAAGAGCTAAGGTCCCTTGAAGCTCTAGCTGCGAGGCTCTATTGGAGCCTGTTGGCTCAAGTAATAGAAGGATTCGAGGGGAGGGATCACGAAGGTAGGGATGCAATTAACGCGTCCCTGAACTACCTCTACGGGATTCTATATTCGAAGTGCTTCAAAGCCTTAACTATAACCGGTCTAGATCCATACGCCGGCTTATTTCACGCAATAAAGAGCGGTAACAAGTCTTTGGTATACGACTTCAGCGAACAGTTCAAACCAGTCTATGATAAGAGGCTGTTCGGTAAGCTGCGGGAACTCAAACCGAAGTTCGAGGGAGGCACGCTAGCGTATGAGACTAGGAAGAAGATAGGCGAGATCGTCAATGAGTACATGGACAACGAGATACTCACGGAGGCGTGGAACTTGGTAACCTCCATCAGGAACGCCCAACCCTACGTACCGGGGTGGAGAGCTTGA
- the cas2 gene encoding CRISPR-associated endonuclease Cas2, translating into MVLVAYDIRNDSFRTKAMKRLLAMGFQRLQKSVYFKKGGRGDALDAFRAIKKYVKDETDKIFVVTLSDKEFREALVLEGVVG; encoded by the coding sequence ATGGTTCTAGTGGCGTACGATATAAGGAACGATTCCTTTAGAACTAAGGCCATGAAGAGGTTACTGGCCATGGGCTTTCAAAGGCTTCAGAAGAGCGTCTACTTCAAGAAGGGAGGAAGAGGCGATGCTCTAGACGCGTTTAGAGCGATAAAGAAATACGTAAAGGATGAAACCGACAAGATCTTCGTAGTAACGTTATCTGATAAGGAATTTAGGGAGGCGCTCGTGCTTGAAGGCGTGGT